The Streptomyces durmitorensis genome contains the following window.
GTAGCCGAGGTCGAGGGCCGCGGCGAGGTTCTCGGGGGTGACCTCGCCCGCGAAGTGGTCGGCCAGTTCCTCGGGGGTGAGGCGGACCGGGGTCTCCTCGGTGGGTTCGCCGATGCCGAGGAGCTCGCCGACGTCGCGGCCGTTCTCGAAGGCCTCCGCCAGTTCCGCGATGCCGCTCAGGGTGTGGCCACGGTCGAGGAGCGCGGCGATCGTGCGCAGTCTGGCCAGGTGGTGGTCGTCGTACCAGGCGATACGGCCCTCGCGGCGGGGCGGCGGGATCAGGCCGCGCTCACGGTAGAAGCGCACGGTGCGCACCGTGATACCGGCCGCCTTGGCCAGCTCCTCCATGCGGTACTCGCGTGTCTCTGCCACGGCAGCAGCCTATGTGCTGCCGGATCGTGCG
Protein-coding sequences here:
- a CDS encoding MerR family transcriptional regulator, with the translated sequence MEELAKAAGITVRTVRFYRERGLIPPPRREGRIAWYDDHHLARLRTIAALLDRGHTLSGIAELAEAFENGRDVGELLGIGEPTEETPVRLTPEELADHFAGEVTPENLAAALDLGYLGTDGEEIVHVSRRLLDVSSALVREGIPLAAVLEAGQRVREHADALAELFITIIRAHTPPDAGDVSIDRLRPLAKSVVEAELSMALDRRLASEKPEEAEEA